From Streptomyces griseorubiginosus, one genomic window encodes:
- a CDS encoding metalloregulator ArsR/SmtB family transcription factor: MKNVGEARETPTGAPQEELATGERSTRNRVARSILDHGPSTVTELAGRLGLTPAAVRRHLDALVADEVVEAREQRVYGARTRGRPAKVFALTDCGRDAFDQSYDKLAADALAWIQERFGGDEAVVAFARARIAAQAEVYRKAVETAAPEERTEALAKALSADGYAATARSAPVGEQLCQHHCPVAHVAEKFPQLCDAETEIFSQLLGTHVQRLATIAHGDGVCTTFIPKISHMSHNASASTAGRNPA; this comes from the coding sequence GTGAAAAACGTCGGCGAGGCTCGGGAGACCCCCACGGGGGCCCCTCAGGAGGAGCTCGCGACCGGTGAGCGGTCCACCCGCAACCGCGTCGCGCGATCCATCCTGGACCACGGCCCGTCGACCGTCACCGAGCTGGCCGGGCGGCTGGGGCTCACCCCCGCGGCCGTACGGCGTCATCTGGACGCTCTGGTGGCCGACGAGGTCGTGGAGGCGCGGGAGCAGCGGGTGTACGGGGCGCGGACGCGCGGCCGGCCCGCCAAGGTCTTCGCGCTCACCGACTGCGGCCGGGACGCCTTCGACCAGTCCTACGACAAGCTCGCCGCGGACGCCCTGGCCTGGATCCAGGAGCGGTTCGGCGGGGACGAGGCGGTCGTCGCCTTCGCGCGCGCGAGGATCGCCGCGCAGGCCGAGGTGTACCGCAAGGCCGTCGAGACCGCCGCCCCCGAGGAGCGCACCGAAGCCCTGGCCAAGGCCCTGAGCGCGGACGGGTACGCTGCTACGGCGCGGAGCGCACCGGTCGGCGAGCAGCTGTGCCAGCACCACTGCCCGGTGGCCCATGTCGCGGAGAAGTTCCCGCAGCTGTGCGACGCCGAGACGGAGATCTTCTCCCAGCTCCTCGGCACGCACGTCCAGCGACTGGCGACCATCGCGCACGGCGACGGCGTCTGCACGACGTTCATCCCCAAGATTTCCCACATGTCTCATAACGCATCCGCAAGCACGGCCGGGAGGAACCCCGCATGA
- a CDS encoding COX15/CtaA family protein, with amino-acid sequence MGGVPNVTRADAVAAVRNPLAFIATRWTPTPRTVQRAALAALVMAVVIVVTGGAVRLTGSGLGCPTWPKCTDDSLTATSAMGVHGAIEFGNRMLTYVLCAAVGWAIIAARSEKPRRRSLTRLGWAQFWIVMSNAILGGIVVLVGLNPYTVAAHFVATTALITVATVMWQRTREGDSAPRPLVGKPVQQLVWFMVAAAALLILVGTVVTGAGPHAGDSSEVERMPLDWETVAKAHAVLAWIVVSLTFALWFILKAVDAPKGPLHRTRDLFLVLLSQGVIGYVQYFTDLPEFLVGLHMLGSALVWIAVLRVLLALRERAEGEVAEVPAQPYAATSSSIAGPR; translated from the coding sequence ATGGGCGGCGTGCCAAACGTGACCCGCGCCGACGCCGTAGCGGCCGTCCGCAACCCCCTCGCCTTCATCGCCACCCGCTGGACCCCGACCCCCCGGACGGTTCAGCGGGCGGCGCTCGCCGCGCTCGTGATGGCCGTCGTCATCGTGGTCACCGGTGGGGCCGTGCGGCTGACCGGGTCGGGGCTCGGGTGTCCGACCTGGCCCAAGTGCACGGACGACTCGCTGACCGCGACCAGCGCGATGGGGGTGCACGGGGCCATCGAGTTCGGCAACCGGATGCTCACCTACGTGCTGTGCGCGGCCGTCGGCTGGGCCATCATCGCGGCCCGCAGCGAGAAGCCCCGCCGCCGCAGTCTCACCCGGCTGGGCTGGGCGCAGTTCTGGATCGTGATGAGCAACGCGATCCTCGGCGGCATCGTCGTACTGGTGGGGCTCAACCCGTACACCGTCGCCGCCCACTTCGTGGCGACCACCGCCCTGATCACGGTCGCCACCGTGATGTGGCAGCGCACCCGCGAGGGCGACTCGGCACCCCGCCCGCTGGTCGGCAAGCCCGTGCAGCAGCTGGTCTGGTTCATGGTGGCGGCCGCCGCCCTGCTGATCCTCGTCGGCACCGTGGTGACCGGCGCCGGGCCGCACGCCGGTGACTCCAGCGAGGTCGAGCGGATGCCGCTGGACTGGGAGACGGTGGCCAAGGCGCACGCGGTCCTCGCCTGGATCGTGGTGTCGCTGACCTTCGCCCTGTGGTTCATCCTCAAGGCGGTCGACGCCCCCAAGGGCCCCCTGCACCGCACCCGCGACCTCTTCCTGGTCCTCCTCTCCCAGGGCGTCATCGGCTACGTCCAGTACTTCACCGACCTGCCCGAGTTCCTGGTCGGCCTGCACATGCTCGGCTCGGCCCTGGTGTGGATCGCGGTGCTGCGGGTGCTGCTGGCCCTGCGGGAGCGAGCCGAGGGCGAGGTGGCCGAGGTGCCCGCTCAGCCGTACGCCGCCACGAGCTCGTCGATCGCCGGGCCCAGGTAG
- a CDS encoding ABC transporter permease yields MTATGTYTPKPGAAPLGRMITTQAALETKMLLRNGEQLLLTVVIPTLLLLLFSSVDIVDTGAGKSVDFLAPGVLALAVMSTAFTGQAIATGFERRYGVLKRLASSPLPRWALMTAKTASVLVTEILQVLLLTAIAFALGWSPHGNPLSVLLLLLLGTAAFSGLGLLMAGTLKAEATLAAANLVFLLLLVGGGVIVPLSKFPPGAQDVLALLPISALSDGLRDVLQHGAGMPWGDLGILAVWGVVGLALAGKFFRWE; encoded by the coding sequence ATGACGGCCACCGGCACCTACACCCCGAAGCCGGGAGCGGCGCCCCTGGGCCGCATGATCACCACCCAGGCGGCGCTGGAGACCAAGATGCTCCTGCGCAACGGTGAGCAACTGTTGCTGACGGTGGTGATCCCGACCCTGCTCCTGCTGCTCTTCAGCTCCGTGGACATCGTCGACACCGGAGCCGGCAAGTCGGTGGACTTCCTGGCCCCCGGCGTCCTGGCCCTCGCGGTCATGTCGACGGCCTTCACGGGCCAGGCGATCGCCACCGGCTTCGAACGCCGCTACGGAGTCCTCAAGCGCCTGGCCAGCTCCCCCCTCCCCCGCTGGGCCCTGATGACGGCCAAGACGGCGTCGGTCCTGGTGACGGAGATCCTGCAGGTCCTGCTCCTGACGGCGATCGCCTTCGCCCTGGGCTGGTCCCCGCACGGCAACCCGCTCTCCGTCCTCCTGCTCCTGCTCCTCGGCACGGCGGCCTTCTCGGGCCTGGGCCTGCTGATGGCAGGCACGCTGAAGGCGGAAGCCACGTTGGCCGCGGCGAACCTGGTCTTCCTCCTCCTCCTGGTCGGCGGCGGAGTGATCGTCCCCTTGTCCAAGTTCCCTCCAGGCGCCCAGGACGTACTCGCCCTCCTCCCGATCTCGGCCCTGTCGGACGGCCTGCGCGACGTGCTGCAGCACGGGGCGGGGATGCCGTGGGGGGATCTGGGGATCCTGGCGGTGTGGGGGGTCGTGGGGCTGGCGCTGGCCGGGAAGTTCTTCCGCTGGGAGTGA
- a CDS encoding nucleotidyltransferase: MQTEVLLDRFLAGLAPLSPVAVWAHGSLAGGDYQEGRSDLDLIAVLDSVGPRMVWRLATLHARLRAEPLAGQLHCTYLTPSADPGRRHLTWAHEELFKRPVTPVTRRELHSFGRVLHGKPPADLLPPVTDRELADFVVRDQRDFWRPALDNAPLWTRDVWVDLGLLTFARASVTLREGRLISKREALELLPGLGSPVEVVADIRGRRYGDPGPAPANRAELTRNYLGPAIDELVAAYG; this comes from the coding sequence ATGCAGACCGAGGTGTTACTGGACCGCTTCCTCGCCGGCCTGGCCCCGCTCTCTCCCGTCGCCGTCTGGGCGCACGGCTCGCTGGCCGGCGGCGACTACCAGGAGGGCCGCAGCGACCTGGACCTGATCGCCGTACTCGACTCGGTGGGGCCGCGGATGGTGTGGCGGCTGGCGACGCTGCACGCGCGGCTGCGGGCGGAACCGCTGGCCGGGCAGCTGCACTGCACGTATCTGACCCCGTCGGCCGACCCGGGCCGACGCCACCTCACCTGGGCGCACGAGGAACTCTTCAAGCGGCCGGTCACCCCGGTGACCCGGCGGGAGCTGCACTCCTTCGGACGCGTCCTGCACGGGAAGCCGCCGGCGGACCTGCTGCCCCCGGTGACGGACCGGGAGCTGGCCGACTTCGTGGTCCGCGACCAGCGGGACTTCTGGCGCCCGGCCCTCGACAACGCCCCGCTGTGGACCCGGGACGTGTGGGTCGACCTGGGCCTGCTGACGTTCGCCCGCGCGAGCGTGACCCTGCGCGAGGGACGGCTGATCTCGAAGCGGGAGGCGCTGGAGCTACTGCCCGGGCTCGGGTCGCCGGTGGAGGTGGTGGCGGACATCCGTGGCCGCCGCTACGGCGATCCAGGACCAGCCCCGGCGAACCGGGCCGAGCTGACCCGGAACTACCTGGGCCCGGCGATCGACGAGCTCGTGGCGGCGTACGGCTGA
- a CDS encoding ABC transporter ATP-binding protein: protein MRSEPVVQVHALVKRYGTKTAVDGLDLVARAGVTAVLGPNGAGKTTTVETCEGYRKPDSGTVRVLGLDPVRQARELNPRIGVMLQSGGVYSGAQADEMLRHVARLHAHPLDVDALIERLGLDGCGRTTYRRLSGGQQQRLALAMAVVGRPELVFLDEPTAGLDPQARRATWDLIRDLRTDGVSVILTTHYMDEAEQLADDVAIIDGGRVIAQGTPEELCRGGAENTLRFTGRPGLDVGSLLKALPADCTAAELTPGSYRVVGKVNPQLLATVTSWCAQHGVMPEKISVERHTLEDVFLELTGKELRA, encoded by the coding sequence ATGCGAAGCGAGCCCGTGGTCCAGGTCCACGCCCTGGTGAAGCGGTACGGCACGAAGACCGCCGTGGACGGCCTCGACCTGGTGGCCCGGGCGGGCGTGACCGCCGTACTCGGACCCAACGGCGCCGGCAAGACGACGACCGTCGAGACCTGCGAGGGCTACCGGAAGCCGGACTCCGGCACGGTCCGGGTCCTGGGCCTCGACCCGGTGCGCCAGGCACGTGAGCTGAACCCGAGGATCGGCGTGATGCTCCAGTCCGGGGGCGTGTACTCGGGCGCCCAGGCCGACGAGATGCTCCGGCACGTGGCCCGCCTGCACGCGCACCCGCTGGACGTGGACGCGCTGATCGAGCGCCTGGGCCTGGACGGTTGCGGCAGGACGACGTACCGCAGGCTGTCCGGCGGCCAGCAGCAGCGCCTGGCGCTGGCCATGGCGGTCGTGGGCCGCCCCGAGCTGGTGTTCCTGGACGAGCCGACCGCGGGCCTGGACCCGCAGGCCCGCCGCGCGACCTGGGACCTGATCCGCGATCTGCGGACGGACGGCGTCTCGGTGATCCTCACCACGCACTACATGGACGAGGCCGAGCAGCTCGCCGACGACGTGGCGATCATCGACGGCGGCCGGGTCATCGCCCAGGGCACTCCGGAGGAGCTGTGCCGGGGCGGCGCCGAGAACACCCTGCGCTTCACGGGACGCCCCGGCCTCGACGTGGGTTCGCTGCTCAAGGCCCTGCCGGCGGACTGCACGGCGGCGGAGCTGACCCCCGGCTCCTACCGGGTCGTCGGCAAGGTCAACCCCCAGCTCCTGGCCACGGTGACGTCCTGGTGCGCCCAGCACGGCGTCATGCCGGAGAAGATCTCGGTGGAACGGCACACCCTGGAAGACGTCTTCCTGGAGCTCACGGGTAAGGAACTGCGCGCATGA
- a CDS encoding amidohydrolase family protein, which translates to MIETPSLVDQYCHGVLRTELGLGTFEAQLARTEGPPAPGTTLFDTQTGFAVRRWCPPLLGLEPHCPPARYLARRRELGVLESGRRLLRGSGITTYLVDTGLPGDLTGPTELASTAAAETREIVRLELLAEQVADTSGTVESFLANLAESVHGAAANAVAFTSVAGVRHGLALAPEPPGPGEVRGAAGRWLAGRRVGGELSDPVLLRHLLWIAVASGLPLQLHAGLGEPGLRIDRTDPVLLTDFVRATAGLGTDLVLLHSYPYHRHAAHLAGVFPHVYADSGAALVRTGARAATVLAEILELAPFGKIVFSSGAHSLPELHVVGARLFREALARVLGGWVAEGSWSLADAQRVAGLIAAGNARRVYGLE; encoded by the coding sequence ATGATCGAAACGCCGTCCCTCGTGGACCAGTACTGCCACGGCGTACTGAGAACGGAGCTGGGCCTCGGCACCTTCGAGGCCCAGCTGGCCCGCACCGAGGGCCCGCCCGCGCCGGGGACCACCCTGTTCGACACCCAGACGGGTTTCGCCGTACGACGCTGGTGCCCGCCCTTACTGGGCCTGGAACCGCACTGTCCGCCCGCCCGCTACCTGGCCCGGCGCCGTGAGCTCGGCGTCCTGGAGTCGGGCCGCAGGCTGCTGCGGGGCAGCGGCATCACGACCTATCTGGTCGACACCGGACTGCCCGGCGACCTCACCGGGCCCACCGAACTGGCCTCCACCGCCGCCGCCGAGACCCGCGAGATCGTCCGCCTGGAACTCCTGGCCGAACAGGTCGCCGACACCTCCGGCACCGTCGAGTCCTTCCTCGCCAACCTCGCCGAGTCCGTGCACGGCGCGGCCGCGAACGCGGTCGCCTTCACCTCGGTGGCGGGCGTACGGCACGGTCTCGCGCTGGCTCCCGAGCCGCCGGGCCCGGGTGAGGTGCGGGGCGCCGCGGGTCGCTGGCTGGCGGGCCGCCGGGTGGGCGGCGAACTGTCCGATCCCGTGCTGCTACGACACCTGCTGTGGATCGCCGTCGCCTCCGGACTGCCCCTCCAGCTGCACGCCGGGCTCGGCGAACCGGGCCTGCGCATCGACCGCACCGACCCCGTCCTGCTCACCGACTTCGTCCGGGCCACCGCGGGCCTCGGCACCGACCTCGTCCTGCTGCACAGCTACCCGTACCACCGGCACGCCGCCCATCTCGCCGGGGTCTTCCCGCACGTCTACGCCGACTCCGGCGCCGCCCTGGTGCGCACCGGCGCCCGCGCGGCGACCGTCCTCGCGGAGATCCTGGAGCTGGCCCCCTTCGGCAAGATCGTCTTCTCCAGCGGGGCCCACAGCCTGCCCGAACTGCATGTCGTGGGCGCCCGGCTGTTCCGGGAGGCGCTGGCCCGGGTGCTGGGCGGCTGGGTCGCGGAGGGCTCCTGGTCGTTGGCGGACGCACAGCGGGTGGCGGGGCTGATCGCGGCGGGGAACGCGCGCAGGGTGTACGGACTGGAGTGA
- a CDS encoding heme o synthase, with the protein MCVTAVESRPAGVLGESKSSSHRPFGARAKAFVALTKPRIIELLLITTVPVMFLAQQGVPDLKLVLLTCVGGYLSAGGANALNMYIDRDIDALMDRTSQRPLVTGMVSPRECLAFGITLAVVSTLLFGLTVNWLSAWLSLGALLFYVVVYTMILKRRTSQNIVWGGIAGCLPVLIGWSSVTNSMSWAPIVLFLVMFFWTPPHYWPLSMKVREDYARVGVPMLPVVASNKVVAKQIVIYSWVMVGVSLLLTPLGYTGWFYTAVALLAGGFWLWEAHGLQNRAKAEVTGAKLKEMRLFHWSITYVSILFLAVAVDPFLR; encoded by the coding sequence GTGTGCGTGACGGCCGTCGAATCCCGTCCAGCCGGTGTGCTGGGGGAGAGCAAGAGCTCGAGTCACCGGCCGTTCGGGGCCCGGGCCAAGGCGTTCGTGGCGCTGACCAAGCCGCGGATCATCGAGCTGCTGCTCATCACCACCGTTCCGGTGATGTTCCTGGCGCAGCAGGGCGTGCCGGACCTGAAGCTGGTCCTGCTGACCTGCGTCGGCGGATACCTCTCCGCGGGCGGCGCCAACGCGCTCAACATGTACATCGACCGCGACATCGACGCGCTCATGGACCGCACCTCGCAGCGGCCCCTGGTGACCGGCATGGTGTCGCCGCGGGAGTGTCTGGCCTTCGGCATCACGCTGGCGGTCGTCTCGACGCTGCTGTTCGGTCTGACCGTCAACTGGCTGTCCGCCTGGCTGTCGCTCGGAGCGCTGCTCTTCTACGTCGTCGTCTACACGATGATCCTCAAGCGGCGTACCTCGCAGAACATCGTGTGGGGCGGCATCGCCGGCTGCCTCCCGGTCCTGATCGGCTGGTCGTCGGTGACCAACTCCATGTCGTGGGCGCCGATCGTCCTGTTCCTGGTGATGTTCTTCTGGACGCCGCCGCACTACTGGCCGCTGTCCATGAAGGTCCGCGAGGACTACGCGCGCGTGGGCGTGCCGATGCTGCCGGTGGTGGCCTCCAACAAGGTCGTCGCCAAGCAGATCGTCATCTACAGCTGGGTGATGGTCGGCGTGTCGCTGCTGCTCACCCCGCTCGGCTACACCGGCTGGTTCTACACGGCGGTCGCGCTGCTCGCGGGCGGCTTCTGGCTGTGGGAGGCGCACGGCCTCCAGAACCGCGCCAAGGCCGAGGTGACGGGCGCGAAGCTCAAGGAGATGCGGCTGTTCCACTGGTCGATCACCTATGTGTCGATCCTCTTCCTCGCGGTGGCGGTGGACCCCTTCCTGCGGTAG
- a CDS encoding AAC(3) family N-acetyltransferase: protein MPTPPPTGPLVTRDSLAGQLRELGVRSGETLLVHSSLSALGWVCGGSVAVVQGLLDALGPDGTLVVPTQTGDLSDPAVWSNPPVPEDWWPEIRATMPAYDPLVTPSRGVGVVPETVRTWPGALRSAHPQTSFAAIGPRARAVLDGHAVDCRLGEHSPLARLEALHARVLLLGAGYDTCTSFHLAEYRTPAPRVKVGRPGPDGWEVVTEVSITSDRFDELGYDFERDTGVVVRGKVGAAEARLFPVADAVRYAERWLSLHRSQEDVPGNALGGDPAPARRSRGRRT, encoded by the coding sequence ATGCCGACACCACCTCCCACCGGCCCACTTGTCACCCGCGACTCCCTCGCCGGGCAGCTGCGCGAGCTGGGTGTCAGAAGCGGCGAGACCCTCCTCGTGCACTCCTCCCTGAGCGCCCTCGGCTGGGTCTGCGGAGGTTCCGTCGCGGTGGTCCAGGGACTCCTGGACGCCCTCGGCCCGGACGGCACCCTCGTGGTCCCCACCCAGACCGGCGACCTCTCGGACCCGGCGGTGTGGAGCAACCCGCCGGTGCCGGAGGACTGGTGGCCGGAGATCCGCGCCACCATGCCCGCCTACGACCCCCTCGTCACGCCCTCGCGCGGGGTGGGCGTGGTCCCGGAGACCGTGCGCACCTGGCCCGGCGCCCTGCGGAGCGCGCACCCGCAGACCTCCTTCGCGGCGATAGGCCCCCGCGCGCGTGCGGTCCTGGACGGCCACGCCGTGGACTGCCGCCTCGGCGAGCACAGCCCGCTGGCCCGCCTGGAAGCCCTCCACGCGCGCGTGCTGCTCCTCGGCGCGGGCTACGACACCTGCACGAGCTTCCATCTCGCCGAGTACCGGACACCGGCCCCGCGGGTGAAGGTCGGCCGCCCCGGACCGGACGGCTGGGAGGTGGTGACGGAGGTGTCGATCACCTCGGACCGCTTCGACGAACTCGGGTACGACTTCGAGCGGGACACCGGTGTCGTCGTACGGGGAAAGGTGGGCGCGGCCGAGGCCCGGCTGTTCCCGGTGGCGGACGCCGTGCGGTACGCGGAGCGGTGGCTGTCGCTGCACCGCTCACAGGAGGACGTGCCCGGGAATGCGCTGGGTGGAGATCCTGCACCCGCCCGTCGGTCACGCGGTCGGCGAACCTAG
- the tkt gene encoding transketolase, with the protein MSTKPTTTDLEWTELDQRAVDTARVLAADAVQKVGNGHPGTAMSLAPAAYTLFQKVMRHDPADPDWVGRDRFVLSAGHSSLTLYTQLYLAGFGLELDDLKAFRTWGSKTPGHPEYGHTKGVETTTGPLGQGVANAVGMAMAARYERGLFDPEAPEGTSPFDHFVFAIAGDGCLQEGISAEASSMAGHQKLGNLILLWDDNHISIEGDTETAVSEDTVKRYEAYGWHVQRVEPQANGDLDPAAIFEAIQKAKAVTDKPSFIAMRSIIAWPAPNAQNTEAAHGSALGDDEVAATKRVLGFDPEQSFEVAGEVIEHTRQALERGRQAKAEWDKSFQEWRSNNPERAAEFDRIAAGELPKDWESAIPVFEPGKGVATRAASGKVLQALGAVVPELWGGSADLAGSNNTTIDKNSSFLPADNPLPEADPYGRTIHFGIREHSMAAEMNGIALHGNTRIYGGTFLVFSDYMRNAVRLSALMHLPVTYVWTHDSIGLGEDGPTHQPIEHLASLRAIPGLNVVRPADANETAIAWREILGRYTKEFGKGAPHGLALTRQGVPTYEPNEDAAKGGYVLFEASTGTPEVILIATGSEVHVAVDARERLEADGVPTRVVSMPCVEWFEEQDQGYRDSVLPPSVRARVAVEAGIGLTWHKYVGDAGRIVSLEHFGASADGKLLFQEFGFTGENVAAQARESIAAAQR; encoded by the coding sequence GTGAGCACCAAGCCGACCACCACAGACCTCGAGTGGACCGAGTTGGATCAGCGGGCCGTCGACACCGCCCGCGTCCTGGCCGCCGACGCCGTACAGAAGGTCGGCAACGGCCATCCCGGTACGGCGATGAGCCTGGCTCCCGCCGCCTACACCCTCTTCCAGAAGGTGATGCGGCACGACCCCGCCGACCCCGACTGGGTCGGGCGCGACCGCTTCGTGCTGTCCGCCGGCCACTCGTCCCTGACCCTCTACACCCAGCTCTACCTGGCCGGTTTCGGCCTGGAGCTGGACGACCTGAAGGCGTTCCGGACCTGGGGCTCCAAGACCCCGGGTCACCCGGAGTACGGCCACACCAAGGGCGTGGAGACCACCACCGGTCCGCTCGGCCAGGGTGTCGCCAACGCGGTGGGCATGGCGATGGCCGCCCGCTACGAGCGCGGTCTGTTCGACCCGGAGGCCCCGGAGGGCACCTCGCCCTTCGACCACTTCGTCTTCGCCATCGCCGGTGACGGCTGCCTCCAGGAGGGCATCTCCGCCGAGGCGTCCTCGATGGCCGGCCACCAGAAGCTCGGCAACCTGATCCTGCTGTGGGACGACAACCACATCTCGATCGAGGGCGACACCGAGACGGCCGTCTCCGAGGACACCGTCAAGCGGTACGAGGCGTACGGCTGGCACGTGCAGCGAGTCGAGCCGCAGGCCAACGGCGACCTGGACCCTGCCGCGATCTTCGAGGCGATCCAGAAGGCCAAGGCGGTCACCGACAAGCCGTCCTTCATCGCGATGCGCTCGATCATCGCCTGGCCCGCCCCGAACGCCCAGAACACCGAGGCCGCGCACGGCTCGGCGCTCGGCGACGACGAGGTCGCGGCCACCAAGCGGGTGCTGGGCTTCGACCCGGAGCAGAGCTTCGAGGTCGCGGGCGAGGTCATCGAGCACACCCGGCAGGCGCTGGAGCGCGGCCGGCAGGCGAAGGCCGAGTGGGACAAGTCCTTCCAGGAGTGGCGCAGCAACAACCCCGAGCGCGCGGCCGAGTTCGACCGCATCGCCGCGGGTGAGCTGCCCAAGGACTGGGAGTCCGCGATCCCGGTGTTCGAGCCCGGCAAGGGCGTGGCCACGCGTGCGGCGTCCGGCAAGGTCCTCCAGGCCCTCGGCGCGGTGGTCCCCGAGCTGTGGGGCGGCTCCGCCGACCTCGCGGGCTCGAACAACACCACGATCGACAAGAACTCCTCGTTCCTGCCGGCGGACAACCCGCTGCCGGAGGCCGACCCGTACGGCCGCACGATCCACTTCGGCATCCGCGAGCACTCCATGGCCGCGGAGATGAACGGCATCGCGCTGCACGGCAACACCCGTATCTACGGCGGTACGTTCCTCGTCTTCTCCGACTACATGCGCAACGCCGTCCGGCTCTCGGCGTTGATGCACCTGCCGGTGACGTACGTGTGGACGCACGACTCGATCGGTCTGGGCGAGGACGGCCCGACGCACCAGCCCATCGAGCACCTCGCGTCGCTGCGCGCGATCCCCGGTCTCAACGTGGTCCGCCCCGCGGACGCCAACGAGACGGCGATCGCCTGGCGCGAGATCCTGGGGCGGTACACCAAGGAGTTCGGCAAGGGCGCTCCGCACGGCCTCGCGCTGACCCGTCAGGGTGTGCCGACGTACGAGCCCAACGAGGACGCGGCCAAGGGCGGTTACGTCCTGTTCGAGGCCTCCACCGGGACGCCCGAGGTGATCCTGATCGCCACCGGTTCCGAGGTCCACGTCGCCGTCGACGCGCGCGAGCGGCTGGAAGCGGACGGGGTGCCGACCCGCGTCGTCTCCATGCCGTGCGTGGAGTGGTTCGAGGAGCAGGACCAGGGGTACCGGGACAGCGTCCTGCCCCCGTCCGTGCGCGCCCGTGTCGCGGTCGAGGCCGGTATCGGTCTCACGTGGCACAAGTACGTCGGAGACGCCGGCCGCATCGTTTCCCTGGAGCACTTCGGTGCTTCCGCGGACGGCAAGCTGCTCTTCCAGGAGTTCGGCTTCACTGGCGAGAACGTGGCCGCCCAGGCGCGGGAATCGATCGCCGCAGCCCAGCGCTGA
- the sufB gene encoding Fe-S cluster assembly protein SufB: MTLPTETAHPELEGLGKYEYGWADSDEAGASAKRGLSEEVVRDISAKKNEPEWMTKLRLKGLRLFDKKPMPNWGSDLSGIDFDNIKYFVRSTEKQAESWEDLPEDIKNTYDKLGIPEAEKQRLVAGVAAQYESEVVYHQIREDLEEQGVIFLDTDTALKEHPELFKEYFGTVIPVGDNKFASLNTAVWSGGSFIYVPKGVHVEIPLQAYFRINTENMGQFERTLIIVDEDAYVHYVEGCTAPIYKSDSLHSAVVEIIVKKGARCRYTTIQNWSNNVYNLVTKRAVAYEGATMEWIDGNIGSKVTMKYPAVYLMGEHAKGETLSIAFAGEGQHQDAGSKMVHMAPNTSSNIVSKSVARGGGRTSYRGLVEIGEGAHGSKSNVLCDALLVDTISRSDTYPYVDVREDDVSMGHEATVSKVSEDQLFYLMSRGLSEFEAMAMIVRGFVEPIAKELPMEYALELNRLIELQMEGAVG; the protein is encoded by the coding sequence ATGACTCTCCCCACGGAGACTGCCCACCCTGAGCTCGAGGGCCTGGGCAAGTACGAATACGGCTGGGCCGACTCCGACGAAGCCGGCGCCTCTGCGAAGCGCGGTCTGAGCGAGGAAGTCGTGCGCGACATCTCCGCGAAGAAGAACGAGCCGGAGTGGATGACCAAGCTCCGCCTCAAGGGTCTGCGCCTGTTCGACAAGAAGCCCATGCCGAACTGGGGCTCGGACCTCTCCGGCATCGACTTCGACAACATCAAGTACTTCGTGCGCTCCACGGAGAAGCAGGCGGAGTCCTGGGAGGACCTGCCCGAGGACATCAAGAACACGTACGACAAGCTCGGCATCCCCGAGGCGGAGAAGCAGCGCCTCGTCGCCGGTGTCGCGGCCCAGTACGAGTCTGAGGTCGTCTACCACCAGATCCGTGAGGACCTGGAGGAGCAGGGCGTCATCTTCCTGGACACCGACACCGCCCTCAAGGAGCACCCGGAGCTCTTCAAGGAGTACTTCGGCACCGTCATCCCGGTCGGCGACAACAAGTTCGCGTCGCTGAACACCGCGGTGTGGTCCGGCGGCTCCTTCATCTACGTGCCGAAGGGCGTGCACGTGGAGATCCCGCTCCAGGCCTACTTCCGGATCAACACCGAGAACATGGGCCAGTTCGAGCGGACGCTGATCATCGTCGACGAGGACGCCTACGTCCACTACGTCGAGGGTTGTACGGCCCCGATCTACAAGTCGGACTCCCTGCACTCCGCGGTCGTCGAGATCATCGTGAAGAAGGGCGCCCGCTGCCGCTACACGACCATCCAGAACTGGTCGAACAACGTCTACAACCTGGTCACCAAGCGCGCCGTGGCCTACGAGGGCGCGACCATGGAGTGGATCGACGGCAACATCGGCTCCAAGGTCACCATGAAGTACCCGGCCGTCTACCTGATGGGCGAGCACGCCAAGGGCGAGACCCTCTCCATCGCCTTCGCGGGCGAGGGCCAGCACCAGGACGCCGGCTCCAAGATGGTCCACATGGCGCCGAACACCTCCTCCAACATCGTCTCCAAGTCGGTGGCGCGCGGCGGCGGCCGTACGTCCTACCGCGGTCTCGTCGAGATCGGCGAGGGCGCCCACGGCTCCAAGTCGAACGTGCTGTGCGACGCGCTGCTCGTCGACACCATCTCCCGCTCCGACACGTACCCCTACGTGGACGTCCGCGAGGACGACGTGTCCATGGGCCACGAGGCGACCGTCTCCAAGGTCTCCGAGGACCAGCTCTTCTACCTGATGAGCCGCGGTCTCTCCGAGTTCGAGGCGATGGCCATGATCGTGCGCGGCTTCGTCGAGCCCATCGCGAAGGAGCTGCCGATGGAGTACGCGCTGGAACTCAACCGGCTGATCGAGCTCCAGATGGAAGGCGCGGTCGGCTAA